A portion of the Anoplopoma fimbria isolate UVic2021 breed Golden Eagle Sablefish chromosome 15, Afim_UVic_2022, whole genome shotgun sequence genome contains these proteins:
- the clic4 gene encoding chloride intracellular channel protein 4 — MSLSVPQNGVKADNEPVIELFVKAGSDGESIGNCPFSQRLFLILWLKGVVFNVTTVDLKRKPADLQNLAPGTHPPFITFNGEVKTDVNKIEEFLEDVLSPPKYIKLGARHPESNTAGMDIFAKFSAFIKNSKPDANEALERGLLKTLQKLDEYLRSPLPDEIDHNSIEDVKASNRKFLDGDEMTLADCNLLPKLHIVKVVAKKYRGFDIPKEMTAIWKYLNNAYTREEFTNTCPTDKEIEIAYGDVAKRLVK, encoded by the exons ATGTCTCTGTCGGTGCCGCAGAACGGAGTGAAGGCGGACAACGAGCCCGTGATCGAGCTCTTTGTGAAG GCGGGAAGTGATGGAGAGAGCATCGGGAACTGCCCCTTCTCCCAGAGACTCTTCCTGATCCTGTGGCTTAAAGGAGTCGTCTTCAACGTCACCACAGTGGACCTGAAGAg GAAGCCAGCAGACCTCCAGAACCTGGCCCCGGGCACACACCCCCCCTTCATCACCTTCAACGGCGAGGTCAAAACCGACGTGAACAAGATCGAGGAGTTCCTTGAGgatgtcctctctcctcccaa GTACATCAAGCTTGGTGCAAGACACCCCGAGTCAAACACAGCTGGTATGGATATCTTCGCCAAGTTTTCAGCTTTCATTAAGAACTCAAAACCAGATGCAAATGAGG CTCTGGAGCGCGGTCTCCTGAAGACGCTGCAGAAGCTGGATGAGTATCTCCGCTCACCACTGCCCGACGAGATCGACCACAACAGCATCGAGGACGTCAAGGCCTCCAACCGCAAGTTCTTGGACGGTGACGAAATGACCCTGGCTGACTGTAACCTGCTGCCCAAGCTGCATATAGTCAAG GTGGTGGCCAAGAAGTACAGAGGCTTTGACATCCCCAAAGAGATGACGGCCATCTGGAAGTACCTGAACAACGCCTACACGCGCGAGGAGTTCACCAACACCTGCCCCACTGACAAAGAGATCGAGATAGCCTACGGAGACGTTGCCAAGAGGCTGGTCAAATaa